Sequence from the Patagioenas fasciata isolate bPatFas1 chromosome 36, bPatFas1.hap1, whole genome shotgun sequence genome:
gtgggcggggctcagggcaGACCTAAGGGATGTGAGAAGGGTGAGGGGCGGGGCCTGTTAGAAGTAGGCGGGGCCTGTTAGAAGTAGGCGGGGCCTGATAGAAGTAGGCGGGGCCTGATAGAAGTAGGCGGGGCCTGATAGAAGTAGGCGGGGCCTGATAGAAGTAGGCGGGGCCTGATAGAAGTAGGCGGGGCCTGATAGAAGTAGGCGGGGCCTGCTGCCCATGGGTGGGGCCCCTTAGATGTAGGCGGGGCCTGCTGCCTGTGGGTGGGGCTTGTTAAATGTAGGTGGGGCTTGTTAAATGTAGGTGGGGCTTGTTAAATGTAGGCCGGGCCTGTTGCCCGTGGGTGGGGTACGCTGCCCGTGGGAGGGGCCTGCTGCCCGTGGGCGTGTCCCGCGGGGGGCAGGCCCCTGATTTGCTGCACAGGAGGGCCGGGCGGGGCTGAACTTCGCGGACGAAGGGGAGGCGGCCGCGTTCCAGGAGCGGCTCCAGGAGCGGCTGCGCCGGCGCCAGCAAAGGGCGGGTGAGAGCGCAGCCCCACAATGCACCGGGGCACCCCCACAAGGCACCCTTAGACCCCCtcaccccctctctcccctccccagAGAAGCGGCAgctcccgccccccccgccgcccgtcGGTGGGGAGTCCcgtgggtccgggggggcgacAGAGCGACGTGGGAGCCTGACCCGGCCCCCCATGGCCTTGGCTGATGGCAGCGGTGAGTgctgccccacacttgggggttcCTGCCCCACGGTGGGATCCCCCCCGCCGCACAGCAGGTTCCTGCTTCCCGCAGCCCCCCCGCTGCCGGCCGTGCCCATCGCCAACCCCGACATCACGGAGTCGCGGTACCGGGGGCTGCCCAGCCCCACGGCGGGACCCCCGGCGGCCCCcgtgcccggggagcagcgcaggGGCCGCAAGAAAATCTCCAAGGCTGACATCGGGGCCCCCTCCGGCTTCAAGTGAGGCTGGGGGACGCGCGGGTGTGGGAGGGGCATGGGTAGGTCCAGCCATGGGGCAGGCAGCCCCACAAGTGTGGGGCAGCCCCTCACCCCCTGGCCCACCCCCAGGCACGTCGGACACATCGGCTGGGACCCCAACAATGGCTTTGACGTACGTGGTGCCCGCGCGTCCCCCCCATTCCACTCCCACGGGGTGGCCCCGAAGGGGGGTGGCGGTGACCCCGGGGGTGGCGGTGACCCCACAGAGGGGTGGCGGTGACCCCGGGGGTGACGGTGACCCCAGAGGGGGGTGGCGGTGACCCCGGGGGTGGCGGTGACCCCACAGTGGGGTGGCAGTGACCCCGGGGGTGACGGTGACCCCAGAGTGGGGTGGCGGTGACCCCGGGGGTGGCGGTGACCCCGGGGGTGACGGTGACCCCAGAGGGGGGTGGCGGTGACCCCGGGGGTGACGTGACCCCCGCGCAggtggccacgctggaccccgcCCTGCGGACGCTCTTCGCCCGCGCCGGGATCAGTGAAGCCCAATTGGCCGATGCCGAGACCTCACGGCTGATCCACGACTTCATCCAGGGCCGGGGGGGCCTGCAGGCCGTGCGCGCGGAGATGGGACAGGgtgagccccccagcaccccccggcCCCCCCTGCTGCTCGTTAATGCACTAATTAAGGTCTCTCTCTCTGCCCCACTCCCAGGTCCCCCTCCCCCACCAAGCCGCGGGaccaccccgcccccccccgccgggACCCCCCGCAGCCGgccgctgcccccccagccgggggttccccccccaccccctcgcaGTGGCCCCCCTGTGGTTCCACCCTCCCGCCCCAtggccccgcccccggcccgcggctccgcccctccagctgctgctgaggctccaccccctcccccaccccccccacccccaccccctcccgGAGGCGGCGGCTCCACCCCtgcgccccccccggcccggggGGCCCTGCTGGACCAGATCCGCCAGGGGGTGACGCTCAACAAGGTCAGTCAGGGGTCACAGGGTGGGGGGGTAGAATCCCATGATCCCCTGTGGTTGCCATGGTGACGGGGGCTGTTTGGAGGTCCCCTCTCCCTGAGCCCTGCTTTGCCCCCTCCAGACCCCCGAGGCCCCCGAGGGTGCTGCCCTGAGTgccggggggctggtgggggcccTGATGGACGTGATGCAGAAGCGCAGCCGCGTCATCCACTCCTCGGgtgagtggggacagggggggaggACGCGCCACCCCCGGGGAGGCACCCCCGCCCGGCTCCTCTTGACCCGCCCCGTCCACAGATGAGGCCGAGCCTGGCGAGGAGGACGATGAAGACGACGAATGGGACGACTGAGCCCCCCCGGGCTGGGGGGCGCTGTCCTGTTCCTGACTCTTCCCTCCCCGAACACCCGTCCCGCCCCTCGCAAGTGCCCAATAAAGGCACGCACGTGGCTGTGTTCGTTAATTAGTGATTGTTGCTTATTGACGAGTAATGAGCCCTTGGTGTGTCAAGTAGGTGTGCGGCCTCTTAGCCTCGAGAGGCGTGGGGGGGAACCACGGGAGCCTCGGGGGGGGGGGAGTATATCCCATGACCCTTTGATGTTGGGGGGGATATATCCCATAATCCCATAAGGCTACTGTGTGGGGGATGTATCCCGTGAGCCTTTGCCGTGGGGGGGGGGGATATATCCCATAATCCCCTGGGGCTGCTTTGGGGGAGGGGTGGTGCCCGGTATGCAAATGAGGCGCTGCCGCTGCCAATGGGAACCGGGCGGAGGCGGAAgtggcgaaaaaaaaaaaaaaggggaaaaggaaaaagaaaaaaaaaaaaaagaagtcagcgGCAGAAAATGGCGGAAAATTTAAAAGGTGCGCGCGGCCGGGCGCGCGGGGCGGCGGTTTAACGGCTGCGGGGCGCCGCGCGGCGCTTCCCGCCCTTTTTCTCTGAGGGGGCGCGCGCGGGGCGGCCGTTGGCGGGGCGGGGGGTCCGGTCCgcgccggggggtcccggggggttccGCGGGGTCGGGGGTGCCGGGGTTTCCCGGTGGCCCCGCCGCCCGTGACGGCCCCGCCCGCAGGCTGCTCCGTGTGCTGCCTCTCGTCCCGGTGgcggctgcagcagctctgccggcTGGAGCGGCTGCGCTGCCGCGCGCTCGGCGTCACCCGGCGCAACCTGGGCGACTTCGAGGTGGAATTCCTGTGCGACTACAAGCGCGTGCGGGTGAGCGGAGCGCAGCCCCCTCCTCGCGAGCCGCGACCCCGAACGGGGCCCCCGGTGTCACCTCAGTGTGCCCTGGGAGCTCCCCGGGCTGCCCCCGACACCCCCCGGGTGTCCCCTGAGCCCCGGGACGCTGGGGTCCCGGCCACCCTGAATGTCCCTGGGAGGCGCTGGGACACCCCCGGGAGCCACCCGACACCGGGGGTGCCGCCCTgaatgtcccctgtgccccccccggaCCCCGACACCCCTGCCTGGGaccctctgtccccaggagcccccagaCACCGGGGTCCCCGTCATCCTGAACGTCCCTGGGAGGTCCTGGTccccctgacaccccccccccgtccccgtttccccccccaggACGAGGACTTCTACCTGGTGAAGTGGCGCGGGTACCCCCGGGCCGCCAGCACCTGGGAGCCGCGGCGGAACCTGCGGTGCCGGGGGCTCCTGCGGCAGCTGCACCAGGACCTGGCGCGGGCGCCGGGGGGgccggcgcggcccggccccAGGGGGCTGCCCCCCCGTGCCGCCGCCTTCCTGGTGCAGAAGGCCGAGCAGCGGCGGGCGCTGCGGCGCTGGGAGCGGCTGCTCAACAGCACCCGCGGGCACCGCGGCCGCATCGTGGTGGAGAACGAGGTGGACCTGCACGGGCCGCCCCGTGACTTCGTCTACATCAACGAGTACAAGGTGGGCGCCGGCGTGTCGCTGACGCCCGTGGCCGTGGGCTGCGAGTGCCGCGACTGCCTGGCCGAGGCGGCGGGCGGCTGCTGCCCCGGCGCCTCCTGCAACAGGTTCGCGTACAACGCGGCGGGGCAGGTGCGGATCCGCGCCGGGCTGCCCATCTACGAGTGCAACTCGCGCTGCCGCTGCGGCGCCGACTGCCCCAACCGCGTGGTGCAGCGCGGCATCTGCTACGACCTCTGCATCTTCCGCACCGGCGACGGCCGCGGCTGGGGCGTGCGCACGCTGCAGCGCATCCGCAAGAACAGCTTCGTCATGGAGTACGTGGGGGAGGTGAGcgccgcgggcggggcggggtgGGGCGGGGTGGGGCGGGCGGGGTGGGCGtgacccggccccgcccccgcccgcgcAGATCATCACATCGGAGGAGGCGGAGCGGCGCGGGCAGGTGTACGACCGGCAAGGGGCCACGTACTTGTTCGACCTGGACTACGTGGAGGACGTGTACACCGTGGACGCCGCGCACTACGGCAACATCTCACACTTCGTCAACCACAGCGTGAGCAGGCCggccgggggcggggcctggaGGGGGAGGGGCCGGTGGGAGCTCCACCCACTGGAGGGAACAGCCCCTTCTTTGGGCACGAGTGGGAGGGGCCACATCAAAGGGGAGGGGCTTCCAGCAGCATGGGGGAACATCCCCTTGGATGTTCCCTTGGATGGCTCGGCCGGGGTGGGGGGCGGAGCTTGCCGCAGCACCGCCCAATGTGTGAGCTCCCCCCCAAGGGGCGTGGCtttccccggccccgcccctgAGCCCCACCTGGGCCGCAGTGCGACCCCAACCTGCAGGTGTACAACGTGTTCATCGAGAACCTGGACCAGCGACTGCCGCGCATCGCGCTGTTCGCCACGCGGCCCATCCGCGCCGGGGAGGAGCTCACCTTCGACTACAACATGCACGGTACGGCGCGCACCGCGTATGGTGGGGATCAGGCTGTGCCCTTAACCTGTGTTATGGGGGATTGGGCTGTACCAATGCTGTGATTTACTGGGTCGGGGGGGGAGGTCAGACTACCCTTGCTGTGGTTTTGGAGGGGGTCAGGCTGTACCATTGCTGTGGTTTCGGGGGGGTTCAGGCTGTACCACTGCTGTGGTTTCCGGGGGTTCAGGCTGTACCACTGCTGTGATTCTGGAGGGGGTCAGGCTTTACCACTGCTGTGATTCTGGAGGGGGTCAGGCTGTACCACTGCTGTGGTTTCGG
This genomic interval carries:
- the WAS gene encoding actin nucleation-promoting factor WAS isoform X2 — protein: MSRGDRGGPVGGDNVPSGLLQEQENLRLFELLGRKCVALATAVAQLVVAEPGGVPGGAPGGSWSPRGSGVACLVRDSARRSYFIRMYSLVSDSLWWEQELQGGMGYVCPTPFFHTFTCHEGRAGLNFADEGEAAAFQERLQERLRRRQQRAEKRQLPPPPPPVGGESRGSGGATERRGSLTRPPMALADGSAPPLPAVPIANPDITESRYRGLPSPTAGPPAAPVPGEQRRGRKKISKADIGAPSGFKHVGHIGWDPNNGFDVATLDPALRTLFARAGISEAQLADAETSRLIHDFIQGRGGLQAVRAEMGQGPPPPPSRGTTPPPPAGTPRSRPLPPQPGVPPPPPRSGPPVVPPSRPMAPPPARGSAPPAAAEAPPPPPPPPPPPPPGGGGSTPAPPPARGALLDQIRQGVTLNKTPEAPEGAALSAGGLVGALMDVMQKRSRVIHSSDEAEPGEEDDEDDEWDD
- the WAS gene encoding actin nucleation-promoting factor WAS isoform X1 is translated as MSRGDRGGPVGGDNVPSGLLQEQENLRLFELLGRKCVALATAVAQLVVAEPGGVPGGAPGGSWSPRGSGVACLVRDSARRSYFIRMYSLVSDSLWWEQELQGGMGYVCPTPFFHTFTCHEGRAGLNFADEGEAAAFQERLQERLRRRQQRAEKRQLPPPPPPVGGESRGSGGATERRGSLTRPPMALADGSGECCPTLGGSCPTVGSPPPHSRFLLPAAPPLPAVPIANPDITESRYRGLPSPTAGPPAAPVPGEQRRGRKKISKADIGAPSGFKHVGHIGWDPNNGFDVATLDPALRTLFARAGISEAQLADAETSRLIHDFIQGRGGLQAVRAEMGQGPPPPPSRGTTPPPPAGTPRSRPLPPQPGVPPPPPRSGPPVVPPSRPMAPPPARGSAPPAAAEAPPPPPPPPPPPPPGGGGSTPAPPPARGALLDQIRQGVTLNKTPEAPEGAALSAGGLVGALMDVMQKRSRVIHSSDEAEPGEEDDEDDEWDD
- the WAS gene encoding actin nucleation-promoting factor WAS isoform X3, which translates into the protein MYSLVSDSLWWEQELQGGMGYVCPTPFFHTFTCHEGRAGLNFADEGEAAAFQERLQERLRRRQQRAEKRQLPPPPPPVGGESRGSGGATERRGSLTRPPMALADGSGECCPTLGGSCPTVGSPPPHSRFLLPAAPPLPAVPIANPDITESRYRGLPSPTAGPPAAPVPGEQRRGRKKISKADIGAPSGFKHVGHIGWDPNNGFDVATLDPALRTLFARAGISEAQLADAETSRLIHDFIQGRGGLQAVRAEMGQGPPPPPSRGTTPPPPAGTPRSRPLPPQPGVPPPPPRSGPPVVPPSRPMAPPPARGSAPPAAAEAPPPPPPPPPPPPPGGGGSTPAPPPARGALLDQIRQGVTLNKTPEAPEGAALSAGGLVGALMDVMQKRSRVIHSSDEAEPGEEDDEDDEWDD
- the SUV39H1 gene encoding histone-lysine N-methyltransferase SUV39H1 isoform X1, which encodes MAENLKGCSVCCLSSRWRLQQLCRLERLRCRALGVTRRNLGDFEVEFLCDYKRVRDEDFYLVKWRGYPRAASTWEPRRNLRCRGLLRQLHQDLARAPGGPARPGPRGLPPRAAAFLVQKAEQRRALRRWERLLNSTRGHRGRIVVENEVDLHGPPRDFVYINEYKVGAGVSLTPVAVGCECRDCLAEAAGGCCPGASCNRFAYNAAGQVRIRAGLPIYECNSRCRCGADCPNRVVQRGICYDLCIFRTGDGRGWGVRTLQRIRKNSFVMEYVGEIITSEEAERRGQVYDRQGATYLFDLDYVEDVYTVDAAHYGNISHFVNHSCDPNLQVYNVFIENLDQRLPRIALFATRPIRAGEELTFDYNMHVDPVDAESTRMDSNFGLAGGALGGSPRARSRIECKCGAAACRKYLF
- the SUV39H1 gene encoding histone-lysine N-methyltransferase SUV39H1 isoform X2 — encoded protein: MAENLKGCSVCCLSSRWRLQQLCRLERLRCRALGVTRRNLGDFEVEFLCDYKRVRDEDFYLVKWRGYPRAASTWEPRRNLRCRGLLRQLHQDLARAPGGPARPGPRGLPPRAAAFLVQKAEQRRALRRWERLLNSTRGHRGRIVVENEVDLHGPPRDFVYINEYKVRVQRGGAGADPRRAAHLRVQLALPLRRRLPQPRGAARHLLRPLHLPHRRRPRLGRAHAAAHPQEQLRHGVRGGDHHIGGGGAARAGVRPARGHVLVRPGLRGGRVHRGRRALRQHLTLRQPQLRPQPAGVQRVHREPGPATAAHRAVRHAAHPRRGGAHLRLQHARGPGGCREHPHGLQLRAGGGGPGGLPPCPQPHRVQVRGGRLPQVPVLSHKHACYRSRCVHGEGVGGVTRAGGATR
- the SUV39H1 gene encoding histone-lysine N-methyltransferase SUV39H1 isoform X3 — protein: MAENLKGCSVCCLSSRWRLQQLCRLERLRCRALGVTRRNLGDFEVEFLCDYKRVRDEDFYLVKWRGYPRAASTWEPRRNLRCRGLLRQLHQDLARAPGGPARPGPRGLPPRAAAFLVQKAEQRRALRRWERLLNSTRGHRGRIVVENEVDLHGPPRDFVYINEYKVRIRAGLPIYECNSRCRCGADCPNRVVQRGICYDLCIFRTGDGRGWGVRTLQRIRKNSFVMEYVGEIITSEEAERRGQVYDRQGATYLFDLDYVEDVYTVDAAHYGNISHFVNHSCDPNLQVYNVFIENLDQRLPRIALFATRPIRAGEELTFDYNMHVDPVDAESTRMDSNFGLAGGALGGSPRARSRIECKCGAAACRKYLF